The following coding sequences lie in one Montipora foliosa isolate CH-2021 chromosome 11, ASM3666993v2, whole genome shotgun sequence genomic window:
- the LOC137976439 gene encoding NLR family CARD domain-containing protein 3-like isoform X4 produces MEGGKKRKLCLPDPEDCYDIPPKHRVKPPKQSDLPSASKPWRNADLPIDILLLTVEDCEFLSCFSFLDRPFKSYKKEVGPIYFGYTGNTGDQEKLRVALMKCSKGAAVPGGSLTAVKNAVRVLSPKAVFSVGTCSGLSSDKVKLGDVVVSAKLTTAAGFKTPVSRHVSDLVRDAPYGWVAPLENPDELEVEVHCDGDILSQTQAERCGCADLHLQYPEAIAVETEGEGVFAAAHDEKVEWVVVKGVARFVNETQVSRSEWMSFASTMAASVVAKMLNDPVVFQEWPHCNQEMLTHWKRKEGDTKDNMGGIEAAEKHRGQEAYEKCNRLKKQTKFGIWSPELNFWSHWRSGRRNFRRCRGESQLQEFIQRLKQIVISSTAHVTDLQQPFRPNPGEGPPAKDFTVDEIFVNVVIREGRVSYDFPADRWEQLKVYPMASAEQINPLRPQDIFDSRHRNVLAVGRPGIGKTLLCTRLLRFWASDDTKIQSQCEVAFLLKFRRLNSEPDLNLRELLTRAEALECLEDELWQYIKDNPSKVLLIFDGLDEFSSTPRIARDDSRFNNTAEVRMPMGCLYKKIASGKLLQGCTLLTTVRPTAVEDVRELQFDRTVEITGFTFEQVEEFVEKFTKDDDSGKLKEIIWQHISTNINLFSLCYIPVNCFIICHCLLQLINISSDAEHKLPVKMTEIYSISVKIFFYKHSRGKYSCSKTDLGCYMYKRFDELQPENDEVFKKLGKIAFNGIKSGKLAFESHEVSGLEDCGLLHRLPDMKPRKLTQPSRAQYCFTHLTLQEFFAAKHLTDTLPKDKLQRFVADHIRVGTWKVVMQFVAGLLEPDARQRTTKSEIFTHLLPEKVERTDLSDLIWWPCSKEDKLLALDVCKCLYEFDGEQEKVKIQRKGAEIGFDAVDFSEMGVVPIDCPAVMDFVRDANVISLRIAFNNVGPLGCKEIQYSLKDVDCKLTQLNLGDNDTGDQGAAHLSDALKDVNCKLTQLGLGRNQIGDQGAAHLSDALKDVNCKLTQLGLGRNQIGDQGAAHLSDALKDVDCKLTQLNLERNNIRSQGAAHLSDVLKDVNCKLTQLDLRSNKIGDQGAAHLSDALKDVNCKLTQLDLRSNKIGDQGAAHLSDALKDVNCKLTQLDLCYNEIGDQVAVHLSDALKDINCKLTQLNFGDNHIGDQGAAHLSNALKDVNCKVTQLNLARDKIGDQGAAHLSDALKDVNCKLTQLNLGDNHIGDQGAAHLSDALEDVDCKLTQLNLSGNKIGEPGAAHLSDALKDVNCKLTQLDLGHNDIGEPGAAHLSDVLKDVNCKLTQLHLRGNKIGDQGAVHLSDALKDVNCKLTQLDLSDNKIGYQGAAHLSDALKDVNCKLTQVDLSDNKIGDQGAVNLSDALKHVNCKVTQLNLVRDMIGKRGAAYLCDALKDVNCKLTQLHLRGNNIGDQGAAHLSDALKDVNCKLTQLNLR; encoded by the exons ATGGAAG gtggaaagaaaaggaaactctGTTTGCCTGACCCTGAAGACTGTTATGACATTCCCCCAAAACACAGGGTCAAGCCACCAAAACAGAGTGATCTTCCAAGTGCCAGCAAACCCTGGAGAAATGCTGATCTGCCGATTGATATTTTGCTACTAACAGTGGAGGATTGTGAGTTCTTGAGTTGTTTCTCATTTCTGGATCGACCCTTCAAAAGTTACAAGAAAGAAGTTGGTCCAATCTATTTTGGATACACTGGAAATACTGGTGACCAAGAGAAGCTTAGAGTTGCATTAATGAAATGTTCTAAAGGTGCCGCAGTCCCAGGGGGATCATTAACAGCAGTAAAGAATGCTGTCAGGGTCTTGAGCCCTAAGGCAGTGTTTTCAGTGGGAACTTGCAGTGGTTTAAGCTCAGATAAAGTCAAACTAGGAGATGTAGTTGTATCTGCCAAGTTGACAACAGCAGCTGGATTCAAAACTCCTGTAAGTAGACATGTGAGTGATCTTGTTAGAGATGCACCCTACGGATGGGTTGCTCCTTTGGAAAATCCAGATGAATTGGAAGTTGAAGTACACTGTGATGGTGATATTTTGAGCCAAACACAGGCAGAGAGGTGTGGATGTGCTGATCTTCACTTACAATATCCAGAAGCAATTGCTGTTGAGACAGAAGGGGAAG GTGTTTTTGCTGCAGCCCATGATGAAAAGGTTGAGTGGGTGGTAGTAAAAGGTGTGGCACGTTTTGTTAATGAAACCCAAGTGTCAAGAAGTGAGTGGATGTCCTTTGCAAGTACCATGGCAGCCTCTGTTGTGGCAAAGATGCTCAATGACCCTGTTGTTTTCCAAGAATGGCCGCACTGTAACCAAG AAATGCTCACCCATTGGAAGAGGAAAGAGGGAGATACAAAAGACAACATGGGAGGGATCGAAG CTGCCGAAAAACACAGAGGACAAGAAGCGTATGAAAAATGCAACAggttaaaaaaacaaaccaaatttgGGATTTGGTCGCCAGAactcaatttttggtcgcattggcgatcAGGAAGGCGTAATTTCAGACGCTGCAGAG GTGAATCGCAACTGCAAGAATTTATACAGAGGTTAAAACAAATTGTCATATCAAGTACCGCGCACGTTACAGATCTTCAACAACCTTTCCGACCAAATCCAGGTGAAGGGCCACCAGCTAAAGACTTCACCGTGGACGAAATCTTTGTCAATGTTGTTATTCGTGAAGGCAGAGTAAGCTATGACTTTCCTGCTGACAGATGGGAACAACTTAAAGTGTACCCCATGGCCAGTGCAGAGCAGATTAATCCTTTACGACCTCAAGATATCTTTGATTCTCGTCACAGGAACGTTCTCGCTGTTGGTCGTCCTGGAATTGGGAAAACTTTGTTATGTACTAGGCTTCTTCGATTTTGGGCTTCTGATGATACCAAAATACAATCGCAATGTGAAGTAGCCTTTCTTCTGAAATTCAGACGCTTGAACTCGGAACCAGATCTTAATCTCCGTGAACTGTTGACTCGCGCAGAAGCACTAGAATGTTTAGAAGATGAATTGTGGCAATACATTAAAGACAACCCAAGCAAAGTGCTTTTGATTTTCGATGGGCTTGACGAATTTTCTTCAACGCCGCGTATTGCCAGAGATGACTCTCGCTTCAACAACACTGCAGAGGTGAGAATGCCTATGGGTTGTCTGTACAAGAAAATTGCTTCTGGGAAACTTCTTCAGGGTTGTACACTGTTAACAACAGTAAGGCCAACTGCTGTTGAAGATGTCAGAGAACTACAGTTTGATAGAACCGTTGAAATCACCGGATTTACATTTGAGCAAGTTGAAGAGTTTGTGGAGAAGTTTACAAAAGATGATGACAGTGGTAAGCTAAAAGAAATAATATGGCAACACATTAGCACCAACATCAACCTGTTTTCATTGTGCTATATCCCTGTGAATTGTTTCATTATTTGTCACTGCTTACTACAACTGATTAACATTAGCTCTGATGCTGAGCACAAACTACCCGTAAAGATGACTGAAATATACAGCATTAGTGTGAAGATTTTCTTTTACAAGCACAGCCGTGGTAAATACAGTTGCTCTAAAACTGACCTTGGTTGCTACATGTATAAGAGATTTGATGAGCTTCAACCTGAAAATGATGAGGTGTTTAAGAAACTGGGAAAAATAGCTTTTAATGGCATTAAAAGTGGAAAACTTGCCTTTGAATCACATGAAGTGAGTGGACTGGAGGATTGTGGGCTGCTTCACCGATTACCTGACATGAAACCTCGAAAACTCACTCAACCATCCAGAGCTCAATACTGTTTTACCCACTTAACCCTTCAAGAATTCTTTGCAGCCAAGCATCTCACGGATACCTTGCCTAAAGACAAGCTGCAAAGATTTGTCGCCGATCATATTCGTGTTGGGACCTGGAAAGTTGTAATGCAGTTTGTGGCTGGATTGTTGGAACCTGATGCTAGGCAACGAACGACAAAGAGTGAGATATTTACCCACCTTCTTCCGGAGAAGGTTGAGAGGACTGACTTGTCAGATCTGATCTGGTGGCCATGTTCCAAGGAAGATAAACTTCTGGCTTTGGACGTTTGTAAGTGTTTGTATGAGTTTGATGGCGAGCAGGAAAAAGTGAAAATTCAAAGGAAAGGAGCAGAAATTGGTTTTGATGCTGTAGATTTTAGTGAAATGGGAGTTGTTCCAATAGACTGTCCAGCGGTGATGGATTTTGTGAGGGATGCTAATGTGATATCCCTGAGAATAGCTTTCAACAATGTCGGGCCATTGGGCTGTAAAGAGATTCAATATTCACTCAAAGATGTtgattgtaaactcactcagctgaacctcggGGATAACGACacaggagatcaaggagcagcacacctgagtgatgcactcaaagatgttaattgtaaactcactcagctgggcCTCGGTCGTAAccagataggagatcaaggagcagcacacctgagtgatgcactcaaagatgttaattgtaaactcactcagctgggcCTCGGTCGTAAccagataggagatcaaggagcagcacacctgagtgatgcactcaaagatgttgattgtaaactcactcagctgaaccttgAGAGAAACAACATAAGAagtcaaggagcagcacacctgagtgatgtactcaaagatgttaattgtaaactcactcagctggacctccggtctaacaagataggagatcaaggagcagcacacctgagtgatgcactcaaagatgttaattgtaaactcactcagctggacctccggtctaacaagataggagatcaaggagcagcacacctgagtgatgcgctcaaagatgttaattgtaaactcactcagctggacctctgctataacgagataggagatcaagtAGCAgtacacctgagtgatgcactcaaagatattaattgtaaactcactcagctgaacttCGGGGATAACCacataggagatcaaggagcagcacacctgagtaatgcactcaaagatgttaattgtaaagtcactcagctgaacctcgcGCGTgacaagataggagatcaaggagcagcacatcTAAGTGATGcgctcaaagatgttaattgtaaactcactcagctgaacctcggGGATAACCacataggagatcaaggagcagcacacctgagtgatgcactcgaAGATGTtgattgtaaactcactcagctgaacctttcgggtaacaagataggagagccaggagcagcacacctgagtgatgcactcaaagatgttaattgtaaactcactcagctggacctcggGCATAACGACATAGGAGAGccaggagcagcacacctgagtgatgtgctcaaagatgttaattgtaaactcactcagctgcaTCTCAGGGGtaacaagataggagatcaaggagcagtacacctgagtgatgcactcaaagatgttaattgtaaactcactcagctggacctctcGGATAACAAGATAGGatatcaaggagcagcacacctgagtgatgcactcaaagatgttaattgtaaactcactcaggtGGACCTCTCGGAtaacaagataggagatcaaggagcagtaaacctgagtgatgcactcaaacatgttaattgtaaagtcactcagctgaacctcgtGCGTGACATGATAGGAAAGCGAGGAGCAGCATACCTGTGTGATGcgctcaaagatgttaattgtaaactcactcagctgcaCCTCAGGGGTAACAacataggagatcaaggagcagcacacctgagtgatgcactcaaagatgttaattgtaaactcactcagctgaacctccGGTAG
- the LOC137976439 gene encoding NLR family CARD domain-containing protein 3-like isoform X1: protein MEGGKKRKLCLPDPEDCYDIPPKHRVKPPKQSDLPSASKPWRNADLPIDILLLTVEDCEFLSCFSFLDRPFKSYKKEVGPIYFGYTGNTGDQEKLRVALMKCSKGAAVPGGSLTAVKNAVRVLSPKAVFSVGTCSGLSSDKVKLGDVVVSAKLTTAAGFKTPVSRHVSDLVRDAPYGWVAPLENPDELEVEVHCDGDILSQTQAERCGCADLHLQYPEAIAVETEGEGVFAAAHDEKVEWVVVKGVARFVNETQVSRSEWMSFASTMAASVVAKMLNDPVVFQEWPHCNQEMLKQWKSDEGSTKDKVGQGWTDMLKNWKSDEGSTKEKLENMEEMVKSEVREVKEMLTHWKRKEGDTKDNMGGIEGTSNENLEQANAQKTKEGQREAAEKHRGQEAYEKCNRLKKQTKFGIWSPELNFWSHWRSGRRNFRRCRGESQLQEFIQRLKQIVISSTAHVTDLQQPFRPNPGEGPPAKDFTVDEIFVNVVIREGRVSYDFPADRWEQLKVYPMASAEQINPLRPQDIFDSRHRNVLAVGRPGIGKTLLCTRLLRFWASDDTKIQSQCEVAFLLKFRRLNSEPDLNLRELLTRAEALECLEDELWQYIKDNPSKVLLIFDGLDEFSSTPRIARDDSRFNNTAEVRMPMGCLYKKIASGKLLQGCTLLTTVRPTAVEDVRELQFDRTVEITGFTFEQVEEFVEKFTKDDDSGKLKEIIWQHISTNINLFSLCYIPVNCFIICHCLLQLINISSDAEHKLPVKMTEIYSISVKIFFYKHSRGKYSCSKTDLGCYMYKRFDELQPENDEVFKKLGKIAFNGIKSGKLAFESHEVSGLEDCGLLHRLPDMKPRKLTQPSRAQYCFTHLTLQEFFAAKHLTDTLPKDKLQRFVADHIRVGTWKVVMQFVAGLLEPDARQRTTKSEIFTHLLPEKVERTDLSDLIWWPCSKEDKLLALDVCKCLYEFDGEQEKVKIQRKGAEIGFDAVDFSEMGVVPIDCPAVMDFVRDANVISLRIAFNNVGPLGCKEIQYSLKDVDCKLTQLNLGDNDTGDQGAAHLSDALKDVNCKLTQLGLGRNQIGDQGAAHLSDALKDVNCKLTQLGLGRNQIGDQGAAHLSDALKDVDCKLTQLNLERNNIRSQGAAHLSDVLKDVNCKLTQLDLRSNKIGDQGAAHLSDALKDVNCKLTQLDLRSNKIGDQGAAHLSDALKDVNCKLTQLDLCYNEIGDQVAVHLSDALKDINCKLTQLNFGDNHIGDQGAAHLSNALKDVNCKVTQLNLARDKIGDQGAAHLSDALKDVNCKLTQLNLGDNHIGDQGAAHLSDALEDVDCKLTQLNLSGNKIGEPGAAHLSDALKDVNCKLTQLDLGHNDIGEPGAAHLSDVLKDVNCKLTQLHLRGNKIGDQGAVHLSDALKDVNCKLTQLDLSDNKIGYQGAAHLSDALKDVNCKLTQVDLSDNKIGDQGAVNLSDALKHVNCKVTQLNLVRDMIGKRGAAYLCDALKDVNCKLTQLHLRGNNIGDQGAAHLSDALKDVNCKLTQLNLR, encoded by the exons ATGGAAG gtggaaagaaaaggaaactctGTTTGCCTGACCCTGAAGACTGTTATGACATTCCCCCAAAACACAGGGTCAAGCCACCAAAACAGAGTGATCTTCCAAGTGCCAGCAAACCCTGGAGAAATGCTGATCTGCCGATTGATATTTTGCTACTAACAGTGGAGGATTGTGAGTTCTTGAGTTGTTTCTCATTTCTGGATCGACCCTTCAAAAGTTACAAGAAAGAAGTTGGTCCAATCTATTTTGGATACACTGGAAATACTGGTGACCAAGAGAAGCTTAGAGTTGCATTAATGAAATGTTCTAAAGGTGCCGCAGTCCCAGGGGGATCATTAACAGCAGTAAAGAATGCTGTCAGGGTCTTGAGCCCTAAGGCAGTGTTTTCAGTGGGAACTTGCAGTGGTTTAAGCTCAGATAAAGTCAAACTAGGAGATGTAGTTGTATCTGCCAAGTTGACAACAGCAGCTGGATTCAAAACTCCTGTAAGTAGACATGTGAGTGATCTTGTTAGAGATGCACCCTACGGATGGGTTGCTCCTTTGGAAAATCCAGATGAATTGGAAGTTGAAGTACACTGTGATGGTGATATTTTGAGCCAAACACAGGCAGAGAGGTGTGGATGTGCTGATCTTCACTTACAATATCCAGAAGCAATTGCTGTTGAGACAGAAGGGGAAG GTGTTTTTGCTGCAGCCCATGATGAAAAGGTTGAGTGGGTGGTAGTAAAAGGTGTGGCACGTTTTGTTAATGAAACCCAAGTGTCAAGAAGTGAGTGGATGTCCTTTGCAAGTACCATGGCAGCCTCTGTTGTGGCAAAGATGCTCAATGACCCTGTTGTTTTCCAAGAATGGCCGCACTGTAACCAAG aaatgctaaagcagtggaaatcagaTGAAGGCAGCACCAAGGACAAGGTTGGACAAGGTTGGACAG ATATGTTAAAGAATTGGAAGTCTGACGAAGGAAGCACCAAAGAGAAGCTTGAAAATATGGAAG AAATGGTGAAGTCAGAAGTCAGAGAAGTGAAAG AAATGCTCACCCATTGGAAGAGGAAAGAGGGAGATACAAAAGACAACATGGGAGGGATCGAAG GTACAAGCAACGAGAACTTGGAGCAGGCAAATGCACAGAAAACAAAGGAAGGCCAGCGTGAAG CTGCCGAAAAACACAGAGGACAAGAAGCGTATGAAAAATGCAACAggttaaaaaaacaaaccaaatttgGGATTTGGTCGCCAGAactcaatttttggtcgcattggcgatcAGGAAGGCGTAATTTCAGACGCTGCAGAG GTGAATCGCAACTGCAAGAATTTATACAGAGGTTAAAACAAATTGTCATATCAAGTACCGCGCACGTTACAGATCTTCAACAACCTTTCCGACCAAATCCAGGTGAAGGGCCACCAGCTAAAGACTTCACCGTGGACGAAATCTTTGTCAATGTTGTTATTCGTGAAGGCAGAGTAAGCTATGACTTTCCTGCTGACAGATGGGAACAACTTAAAGTGTACCCCATGGCCAGTGCAGAGCAGATTAATCCTTTACGACCTCAAGATATCTTTGATTCTCGTCACAGGAACGTTCTCGCTGTTGGTCGTCCTGGAATTGGGAAAACTTTGTTATGTACTAGGCTTCTTCGATTTTGGGCTTCTGATGATACCAAAATACAATCGCAATGTGAAGTAGCCTTTCTTCTGAAATTCAGACGCTTGAACTCGGAACCAGATCTTAATCTCCGTGAACTGTTGACTCGCGCAGAAGCACTAGAATGTTTAGAAGATGAATTGTGGCAATACATTAAAGACAACCCAAGCAAAGTGCTTTTGATTTTCGATGGGCTTGACGAATTTTCTTCAACGCCGCGTATTGCCAGAGATGACTCTCGCTTCAACAACACTGCAGAGGTGAGAATGCCTATGGGTTGTCTGTACAAGAAAATTGCTTCTGGGAAACTTCTTCAGGGTTGTACACTGTTAACAACAGTAAGGCCAACTGCTGTTGAAGATGTCAGAGAACTACAGTTTGATAGAACCGTTGAAATCACCGGATTTACATTTGAGCAAGTTGAAGAGTTTGTGGAGAAGTTTACAAAAGATGATGACAGTGGTAAGCTAAAAGAAATAATATGGCAACACATTAGCACCAACATCAACCTGTTTTCATTGTGCTATATCCCTGTGAATTGTTTCATTATTTGTCACTGCTTACTACAACTGATTAACATTAGCTCTGATGCTGAGCACAAACTACCCGTAAAGATGACTGAAATATACAGCATTAGTGTGAAGATTTTCTTTTACAAGCACAGCCGTGGTAAATACAGTTGCTCTAAAACTGACCTTGGTTGCTACATGTATAAGAGATTTGATGAGCTTCAACCTGAAAATGATGAGGTGTTTAAGAAACTGGGAAAAATAGCTTTTAATGGCATTAAAAGTGGAAAACTTGCCTTTGAATCACATGAAGTGAGTGGACTGGAGGATTGTGGGCTGCTTCACCGATTACCTGACATGAAACCTCGAAAACTCACTCAACCATCCAGAGCTCAATACTGTTTTACCCACTTAACCCTTCAAGAATTCTTTGCAGCCAAGCATCTCACGGATACCTTGCCTAAAGACAAGCTGCAAAGATTTGTCGCCGATCATATTCGTGTTGGGACCTGGAAAGTTGTAATGCAGTTTGTGGCTGGATTGTTGGAACCTGATGCTAGGCAACGAACGACAAAGAGTGAGATATTTACCCACCTTCTTCCGGAGAAGGTTGAGAGGACTGACTTGTCAGATCTGATCTGGTGGCCATGTTCCAAGGAAGATAAACTTCTGGCTTTGGACGTTTGTAAGTGTTTGTATGAGTTTGATGGCGAGCAGGAAAAAGTGAAAATTCAAAGGAAAGGAGCAGAAATTGGTTTTGATGCTGTAGATTTTAGTGAAATGGGAGTTGTTCCAATAGACTGTCCAGCGGTGATGGATTTTGTGAGGGATGCTAATGTGATATCCCTGAGAATAGCTTTCAACAATGTCGGGCCATTGGGCTGTAAAGAGATTCAATATTCACTCAAAGATGTtgattgtaaactcactcagctgaacctcggGGATAACGACacaggagatcaaggagcagcacacctgagtgatgcactcaaagatgttaattgtaaactcactcagctgggcCTCGGTCGTAAccagataggagatcaaggagcagcacacctgagtgatgcactcaaagatgttaattgtaaactcactcagctgggcCTCGGTCGTAAccagataggagatcaaggagcagcacacctgagtgatgcactcaaagatgttgattgtaaactcactcagctgaaccttgAGAGAAACAACATAAGAagtcaaggagcagcacacctgagtgatgtactcaaagatgttaattgtaaactcactcagctggacctccggtctaacaagataggagatcaaggagcagcacacctgagtgatgcactcaaagatgttaattgtaaactcactcagctggacctccggtctaacaagataggagatcaaggagcagcacacctgagtgatgcgctcaaagatgttaattgtaaactcactcagctggacctctgctataacgagataggagatcaagtAGCAgtacacctgagtgatgcactcaaagatattaattgtaaactcactcagctgaacttCGGGGATAACCacataggagatcaaggagcagcacacctgagtaatgcactcaaagatgttaattgtaaagtcactcagctgaacctcgcGCGTgacaagataggagatcaaggagcagcacatcTAAGTGATGcgctcaaagatgttaattgtaaactcactcagctgaacctcggGGATAACCacataggagatcaaggagcagcacacctgagtgatgcactcgaAGATGTtgattgtaaactcactcagctgaacctttcgggtaacaagataggagagccaggagcagcacacctgagtgatgcactcaaagatgttaattgtaaactcactcagctggacctcggGCATAACGACATAGGAGAGccaggagcagcacacctgagtgatgtgctcaaagatgttaattgtaaactcactcagctgcaTCTCAGGGGtaacaagataggagatcaaggagcagtacacctgagtgatgcactcaaagatgttaattgtaaactcactcagctggacctctcGGATAACAAGATAGGatatcaaggagcagcacacctgagtgatgcactcaaagatgttaattgtaaactcactcaggtGGACCTCTCGGAtaacaagataggagatcaaggagcagtaaacctgagtgatgcactcaaacatgttaattgtaaagtcactcagctgaacctcgtGCGTGACATGATAGGAAAGCGAGGAGCAGCATACCTGTGTGATGcgctcaaagatgttaattgtaaactcactcagctgcaCCTCAGGGGTAACAacataggagatcaaggagcagcacacctgagtgatgcactcaaagatgttaattgtaaactcactcagctgaacctccGGTAG